In the Muricauda sp. MAR_2010_75 genome, one interval contains:
- a CDS encoding serine hydrolase: MTSKSILAFAMSLCAIVLANAQDIFERAAKIDSFLTAQIDEHHIPALSVAIIENGDVKCIGSYGMANLEFKVPSTEQTSFQLASVTKLLSATAIAMLIEEGKLDLEERVSHYVKGLPSSWESMLIKDLVAHQSGIVDLLAQKEEFNSVDEALQAATTEPLDFEPGTKTVYAGGDYAVMMKIIENVSGVPFQEFMSTYLFDKLGMKNSGYNNMEQDFIYRTQDMMPNAATTYVWDSEKQRQRIFSMLFPKWTYPAGGLFSSIEDLSKWIVALDKNTLLSEKYQNLLWTPIKLRDESNSPFGIGWIVDHFGEATATGHSGGPALADIMRLPDKKITVIVLTNQISLRPFLTSSVLKLYLQTEEK; encoded by the coding sequence ATGACTAGTAAAAGCATTTTAGCGTTTGCGATGTCCTTGTGCGCCATTGTTTTGGCCAATGCTCAGGACATTTTTGAAAGAGCGGCAAAAATAGACAGTTTTTTGACGGCTCAAATTGATGAACACCATATTCCTGCACTTTCTGTCGCCATTATTGAGAATGGTGATGTCAAATGCATCGGTTCCTATGGAATGGCCAATTTGGAATTTAAAGTGCCCAGCACAGAACAAACCTCGTTTCAGTTGGCATCCGTCACCAAATTATTGAGTGCAACAGCGATTGCCATGCTCATAGAGGAGGGAAAGCTGGACTTGGAGGAAAGAGTGAGTCATTATGTAAAAGGCCTTCCCAGCTCATGGGAGTCCATGCTCATTAAAGATTTAGTGGCCCATCAATCGGGCATAGTAGATCTTTTGGCACAGAAAGAAGAGTTCAATTCTGTGGATGAAGCTTTGCAAGCTGCCACTACTGAACCGCTGGATTTTGAACCCGGGACCAAAACCGTTTATGCCGGTGGGGATTATGCTGTAATGATGAAAATAATTGAGAATGTAAGTGGTGTTCCATTTCAGGAATTCATGTCAACCTATCTTTTTGACAAACTTGGAATGAAAAATTCTGGATACAATAACATGGAACAGGATTTTATCTATCGCACCCAAGATATGATGCCCAACGCTGCCACCACTTATGTTTGGGACAGTGAAAAGCAAAGGCAACGCATTTTCTCGATGCTCTTCCCAAAATGGACCTATCCGGCAGGTGGACTTTTTTCTTCTATTGAAGACTTGTCCAAATGGATTGTGGCCTTGGACAAGAACACCCTACTATCGGAAAAATATCAAAACCTGCTTTGGACGCCCATAAAATTAAGGGACGAATCCAACTCCCCTTTTGGTATTGGTTGGATTGTGGACCATTTTGGCGAAGCAACAGCAACTGGTCATAGCGGGGGACCTGCCCTTGCGGATATTATGAGGCTACCTGATAAAAAAATCACGGTGATTGTATTGACAAACCAAATTTCATTGCGCCCCTTTTTAACCTCAAGTGTCTTAAAACTCTATTTGCAAACCGAAGAAAAATAA
- a CDS encoding nucleoside deaminase, whose translation MKSEITFLRMAIQIAKESKQKGNLPFGCILVNQQGEVLLTGQNTINSDKDCLAHAEVNLIREASRTFDFSYLNNCTIFTSVEPCPMCTSAIYWSGIGRLVYALAKTTFYDIIGRDGSNLVFEIPAIELLQKGGRKVEVVGPILQIEAYDEYLKILAI comes from the coding sequence GTGAAGAGCGAAATAACCTTTCTAAGAATGGCCATTCAAATTGCCAAGGAATCAAAGCAAAAAGGCAATCTGCCTTTTGGATGCATCTTGGTAAATCAACAAGGGGAAGTCCTTTTAACAGGACAAAACACCATAAATTCAGATAAGGATTGCCTTGCCCATGCAGAGGTCAACCTTATTAGGGAAGCCAGCAGGACATTTGATTTTTCATATTTGAACAATTGCACCATATTCACAAGTGTAGAACCCTGCCCTATGTGTACTTCTGCCATTTATTGGAGTGGTATCGGACGATTGGTTTATGCATTGGCCAAGACCACATTTTATGATATTATAGGAAGGGATGGTTCAAATTTGGTTTTTGAAATTCCAGCCATTGAATTGTTGCAAAAAGGAGGTCGAAAAGTAGAAGTTGTTGGACCCATATTGCAAATTGAAGCTTATGATGAATATTTAAAAATATTGGCGATTTAG
- a CDS encoding xanthine dehydrogenase family protein molybdopterin-binding subunit: protein MSVMKTHIGRRAFIRNTSLASGGLVLGFSLLNACKPKDVETMAALEMPKEWFEMNAFLKIGDNGVVTIMSPNPEFGQGVITSMPMIVADELDVDWKNVLVEQANFDQEEYGWQFTGGSQGIRRRWEGLRMAGATAKQMLVAAAAETWQVPASEITVANGVLSHIGSERSAGYGEMASKASKLEIPEEVTLKEVKDFTIIGTSQKSVENQKIVTGKPLFGLDYQFDGALVAMVVHPPAFGLQLKSFDGSRVESMPGITNVFKIKTLEEDFTRGYFDTNAFTDVVAIVGKSTWEVMNAKKQLDVQWETIADSMHKMDRFGTQVDVEVPSGLESTEDHYAQMNEMATRSGTTTRKDGYPEGVFASAAKTLERSYTCPFLAHNCMEPMNFFAHVTEDMAKLAGPLQAPVLTAPTVAARLGMPVENIEIELTRMGGGFGRRAYGHYAVEAALISKEAQAPVKLVYTREDDMTCGIYRPSYQATYKAALDENNNLVAFQVKAGGIPETPLFANRFPAGAVDNYLAQQWEINSNITIGAFRAPRSNFMAGVEQAFLDEVAELAGKDPIEFRLELLQRAKDNPVGENNEYDPERLAGVLQLVREKSNWSQVPSGTHRGVSAYFCHNSYAAHVVDVVMDGDTPKVEKVVCAIDCGIVINPDAAANMAEGAIVDGVGNAMYGELTFKDGSPQQKNFDNYKMIRHAEAPKHIEVHFVKNEVDPTGMGEPPFPPVFGALSNAIYKATGRRRYRQPFATDRPPLVG, encoded by the coding sequence ATGAGTGTAATGAAAACGCATATAGGGAGAAGGGCTTTTATCAGGAACACCAGTTTGGCCAGTGGTGGGCTGGTTCTTGGCTTTAGTCTATTGAATGCCTGCAAACCAAAGGACGTAGAGACCATGGCGGCCTTGGAAATGCCCAAGGAATGGTTTGAGATGAATGCTTTCCTAAAAATAGGGGATAATGGGGTAGTGACCATTATGTCTCCGAACCCAGAGTTTGGTCAAGGCGTGATCACCTCCATGCCCATGATCGTGGCCGATGAACTGGATGTGGATTGGAAAAATGTTTTGGTCGAGCAGGCCAATTTCGATCAAGAGGAATATGGATGGCAGTTCACGGGAGGTAGTCAGGGTATTAGACGTCGTTGGGAAGGCCTGCGTATGGCCGGGGCAACGGCAAAGCAAATGTTGGTGGCCGCAGCAGCGGAGACCTGGCAGGTTCCGGCATCTGAGATTACCGTTGCAAATGGAGTGCTGAGCCATATAGGATCGGAGAGGTCCGCAGGGTATGGGGAGATGGCTTCAAAGGCGTCAAAGTTGGAGATCCCTGAAGAAGTTACCTTGAAGGAAGTGAAGGATTTTACCATTATCGGGACTTCCCAAAAAAGTGTGGAAAACCAGAAAATTGTCACTGGAAAACCTTTGTTCGGATTGGATTATCAGTTTGATGGGGCCCTTGTGGCCATGGTGGTCCATCCACCTGCCTTTGGACTCCAATTAAAATCTTTTGATGGGTCGCGGGTCGAGTCCATGCCGGGCATCACAAATGTTTTTAAGATAAAGACCTTGGAAGAGGATTTTACCAGGGGCTATTTTGATACCAATGCCTTTACGGATGTGGTCGCCATTGTAGGTAAGAGCACTTGGGAAGTGATGAATGCCAAAAAACAATTGGACGTGCAATGGGAAACCATAGCAGATTCCATGCACAAAATGGACCGTTTTGGCACCCAAGTGGACGTGGAGGTTCCTAGTGGACTTGAAAGTACGGAGGACCATTATGCCCAGATGAATGAAATGGCCACCAGATCGGGTACGACCACCCGGAAGGATGGATATCCCGAGGGGGTATTTGCCTCAGCGGCAAAAACGCTGGAGCGCTCGTACACCTGTCCATTTTTGGCGCACAATTGCATGGAGCCCATGAACTTTTTTGCCCATGTGACCGAGGATATGGCCAAATTGGCCGGCCCATTGCAGGCACCTGTATTGACCGCTCCGACCGTGGCCGCTAGGTTGGGTATGCCCGTTGAGAATATTGAGATAGAGCTTACCCGAATGGGTGGTGGATTTGGGAGACGTGCCTATGGCCATTATGCCGTGGAGGCGGCCCTGATATCCAAAGAGGCGCAGGCTCCGGTGAAGTTGGTCTATACGCGGGAGGATGATATGACCTGTGGTATTTACCGACCTTCCTATCAGGCTACCTATAAGGCGGCTTTGGATGAAAATAACAATCTGGTCGCCTTTCAGGTCAAAGCAGGTGGTATACCCGAAACACCACTTTTTGCCAATCGGTTCCCGGCAGGTGCCGTGGATAATTATTTGGCCCAACAATGGGAAATCAACTCTAACATTACTATAGGAGCCTTTAGGGCACCACGCTCCAATTTCATGGCAGGTGTGGAACAGGCCTTTTTGGACGAGGTGGCAGAATTGGCAGGGAAGGACCCCATTGAATTTCGATTGGAGCTTTTACAGCGCGCCAAGGACAATCCGGTAGGGGAGAACAATGAGTATGATCCCGAACGTCTGGCGGGAGTATTGCAGTTGGTACGGGAAAAGTCCAATTGGTCCCAAGTACCATCGGGAACCCATAGAGGCGTATCCGCTTATTTCTGTCACAACAGTTATGCTGCCCATGTGGTCGATGTGGTGATGGACGGGGATACACCCAAAGTTGAGAAAGTGGTCTGTGCCATAGACTGTGGTATCGTGATCAATCCGGATGCCGCTGCGAACATGGCCGAAGGTGCCATTGTGGACGGTGTGGGAAATGCGATGTACGGGGAGCTTACCTTTAAGGACGGTAGCCCACAACAAAAGAATTTTGATAACTATAAAATGATACGACATGCCGAGGCACCAAAACATATTGAGGTCCATTTTGTGAAAAACGAGGTAGATCCCACAGGGATGGGGGAACCTCCGTTCCCTCCAGTATTTGGAGCTTTGTCAAATGCTATCTATAAGGCTACGGGCAGAAGGCGTTATAGACAACCATTTGCTACGGACAGGCCTCCTTTGGTCGGATAA
- a CDS encoding (2Fe-2S)-binding protein: MANFTLSINGETHQVDVDPSTPMLWVLRDHLNLVGTKYGCGIAQCGACTVHLDGTATRSCMLTVSMVGNSEISTIEGLSENGDHPVQKAWLEVDVPQCGYCQAGQIMTASALLQKNPNPSDEEIEMAMNGNICRCGTYIRIKKAVKLAAESNT, from the coding sequence ATGGCAAATTTCACACTTAGCATCAACGGAGAAACCCATCAGGTGGACGTTGATCCATCCACCCCAATGCTCTGGGTATTGCGAGACCATCTGAACTTGGTGGGGACCAAATACGGCTGTGGTATTGCTCAATGTGGTGCCTGTACGGTCCATTTGGATGGTACGGCGACCAGATCTTGCATGTTGACGGTTTCCATGGTCGGCAATTCTGAAATCAGCACCATCGAAGGTTTATCGGAAAATGGGGACCATCCTGTACAGAAGGCATGGTTGGAAGTGGATGTGCCCCAATGTGGGTATTGTCAGGCCGGACAGATCATGACGGCTTCGGCACTATTGCAGAAGAACCCTAACCCCAGTGATGAGGAGATCGAAATGGCCATGAACGGGAACATCTGTCGTTGCGGGACCTATATAAGGATCAAGAAAGCAGTGAAACTGGCTGCGGAAAGTAACACATAG
- a CDS encoding cupin domain-containing protein, whose product MKNSVFTLLILAPLSLFAQSSNYDVSSYLTEGTKAPNTHYIGEAWLNGIIHDDTELGYNISKATFKANSTLDWHKHSSPQVLIYVDGAGYYQERGKDPVILKAGDVVKCEKNVEHWHSSTKESDVTYLALYGGETPTTWTEVLTQEYYDSVAKKLNK is encoded by the coding sequence ATGAAAAATTCAGTTTTCACCCTATTAATTTTAGCCCCTCTATCATTATTTGCACAAAGTTCCAATTATGATGTTTCCTCTTATTTAACAGAGGGCACAAAGGCACCAAACACGCATTATATTGGAGAGGCTTGGTTAAATGGCATAATTCACGATGATACAGAATTGGGCTATAACATATCAAAAGCAACTTTCAAGGCTAATTCTACATTGGATTGGCATAAACATTCATCACCACAAGTCCTGATCTATGTTGACGGTGCAGGATATTATCAGGAAAGAGGAAAAGACCCTGTCATATTAAAAGCTGGCGATGTTGTTAAATGTGAAAAAAACGTAGAACATTGGCACTCTTCCACGAAGGAAAGCGATGTTACTTATCTGGCTCTGTATGGAGGCGAGACACCAACAACTTGGACCGAAGTTCTTACCCAAGAATATTATGATAGCGTAGCAAAAAAGCTAAATAAATAA
- a CDS encoding AraC family transcriptional regulator, whose amino-acid sequence MSNGMNDIVDLFTVNDYCSGLNLSALHPLVSAINLNEGEWSVDKKAGAVRYHFYAAFLKQGQNCVLRYGRQNYDYQDGTLVFLGPGQVVDISNLDTSIKPSGHALLFHPELIRGTHLGNIMERYSFFSYELHEALHLSLKERQIVLDCFDKISNELSQNIDKHSKTVIISNIELFLNYCTRFYDRQFITRDSANIGVVEQFETSLNAYILSGKAKKEGVPSVSYFAEEQHLSPNYFGDLVKKETGKSAMEFIRYKLIEIAKDKIFDPHKSISEIAYELGFKHPQHFSRLFKKKVGYTPNEFRMLN is encoded by the coding sequence ATGAGTAATGGTATGAATGATATTGTGGATTTATTTACGGTAAACGATTATTGCTCTGGACTTAATCTTTCGGCACTGCATCCTTTGGTCAGTGCCATCAATCTTAATGAGGGCGAATGGTCTGTGGACAAAAAGGCAGGTGCAGTACGGTACCACTTTTATGCCGCATTCCTAAAACAGGGCCAAAATTGCGTATTGAGGTATGGTCGACAGAACTATGATTATCAGGACGGCACGCTGGTATTCCTTGGTCCGGGCCAAGTGGTGGATATTTCAAATTTGGATACGAGCATAAAGCCTTCGGGCCATGCGCTGCTTTTCCATCCGGAATTGATTCGTGGTACCCATCTGGGTAATATCATGGAGCGGTATTCCTTCTTTTCCTATGAGTTACATGAGGCACTTCACCTATCCCTAAAAGAAAGACAAATAGTACTTGATTGCTTCGATAAAATCTCCAATGAGCTTTCACAGAACATCGACAAGCACAGCAAAACAGTTATAATCTCCAACATTGAATTGTTCCTGAACTATTGTACCCGGTTTTACGACCGACAGTTTATAACCCGTGATTCGGCCAATATTGGTGTCGTTGAGCAGTTCGAAACTTCTTTGAATGCCTACATACTTTCAGGTAAGGCCAAAAAGGAAGGGGTGCCATCCGTAAGTTATTTTGCGGAAGAACAGCATCTATCCCCGAACTATTTTGGTGATTTGGTAAAGAAAGAGACGGGAAAGAGTGCAATGGAATTTATACGATATAAATTAATTGAGATTGCAAAGGACAAAATCTTTGACCCCCATAAATCCATTAGTGAGATTGCCTATGAATTGGGTTTCAAACATCCCCAACATTTTAGTCGCTTGTTTAAGAAAAAAGTAGGCTACACACCCAATGAATTCAGGATGTTGAATTGA